One genomic segment of Mastomys coucha isolate ucsf_1 unplaced genomic scaffold, UCSF_Mcou_1 pScaffold22, whole genome shotgun sequence includes these proteins:
- the Chic2 gene encoding cysteine-rich hydrophobic domain-containing protein 2 produces the protein MADFDEIYEEEEDEERALEEQLLKYSPDPVVVRGSGHVTVFGLSNKFESEFPSSLTGKVAPEEFKASINRVNSCLRKNLPVNVRWLLCGCLCCCCTLGCSMWPVICLSKRTRRSIEKLLEWENNRLYHKLCLHWRLSKRKCETNNMMEYVILIEFLPKTPIFRPD, from the exons ATGGCGGATTTCGATGAAATctacgaggaggaggaggacgaggagcgGGCCCTGGAGGAGCAGCTGCTCAAGTACTCGCCCGACCCGGTGGTGGTCCGCGGCTCCGGTCACGTCACCGT ATTTGGACTGAGCAACAAATTTGAATCAGAATTCCCTTCTTCATTAACTGGAAAA GTAGCTCCTGAAGAATTTAAAGCCAGCATCAACAGAGTTAACAGCTGTCTTAGGAAGAATCTTCCTGTTAATGTGCGGTGGCTGCTTTGCGGctgcctgtgctgctgctgcACGTTAGGGTGCAGCATGTGGCCAGTCATTTGCCTCAGTAAAAGA ACACGAAGATCGATTGAGAAGTTATTAGAATGGGAAAACAATAGGTTATACCACAAG CTGTGCTTGCACTGGAGACTGAGCAAAAGGAAATGTGAAACGAACAACATGATGGAATAT